The genomic region GTTACGTTTTGACTGAGATGATTTTAAAAAAGCTGCATGCTCTGCAAAACGCAGCTTGCGTTTGGCATGGGAGGAGAACCCAATTTCGAAACGTGTCTCTGTGCTCTTTGCATGCCAATACCTCGAACCTCTAAAACGTAAGATGCGTTTGGCAGGTGCACAGcaaaacgcaacctgcgtttgGCAGTCTCCTCAGCTGCATGTGCGACACGTGTGAAGGAGAGTGGTGGTGGAGCCTGCCTATAAAAATCAAAACGCAGGCCATGAGAGTTTCAGCTTCCCTTTTGTGTTACATGCTTCCCTTTCATGTTACATGCTGTGAGTGAGTTTTGAGAGTAAAAGGGTGGGGTTAAGGGTGAAAGGGAGTGAGtttgtaatatttattattttttaataatttattatcattttttaataatttatgattattatttagaatttaataattATCATTTTATTTATTGCAGGCTATCAGGAATTTGTTGCCCAGAAAACTCGATCCGCCAGATACTTTTAACGAGGTAGCGGCAGAGGCACTAGCATTAACTGGGTTTCAACATGTTTTGCGAGTAGGCGAAATGAGAGGTCATGCTGCACTACTGAGTGCCTTGGTAGAACGCTGGAGGCCGGAGACTCACACGTTTCATCTTCCGGTCGGTGAAGTGACAGTGACGTTGGAAGATGTGAGCTATATTCTTGGTCTCTCGATTAATGCGGAGGCTGTTACCGGTAGATCAGATAGCAGTCACCAGTTTTTGGTGGAGAACTGCATTGCCTGTTTTGGTCGGGAGCCCGGTCCACAAGATCACGTGTTAGGGAAGGTTAATCTCGCATGGGTCTGAAGGTGCAGAGACACTGAGCCTTGTGACACTCAAGAGTCTGTTGAGCGGTACGTCCGGGCGCACATTTTCTGCGTGCTCGGAACAGTAGTGTTTCCGGATAAGTCGACCACTTTATTGAATTCGAAGTTTCTACCGCTACTTCGAGATTTCCACCGGATTTCAGAATACAGTTGGGGGGCAGCCAGTCTGGCGCACTTATACAGATCGTTGTGTCGTGCTTCACGATACAACTGTAAAGAGATGGACGGCCCACTGATACTGCTTTTTGTTTGGGCGTGGGAGCGTATGCCGCTCCTGGCACCTATACCCCGCGATCAGCTCGGCGACGTCGGTATTCCACTTGCGCGAAGGTattgttttttattgttattgttgtttttgttattattattagtgtAGCTTTTGATTGTAGATATCACCGACTCTCTCGAACCAAATTCCATTCCGACACTAAACTCGCCATCTTCTGCCGCAACGTTGCCTTCACCTACGACATGCGCACCACCATCAGTCAAACAAGGTAAATAAATTAAGCACTATAGGACACTTGAGTTAATAATCATAACATACCCGTATTCGCATACTCAGGAAATTCCGGGGCATGCATGGCTTCGAGATCTAGAGTCCGCATAAAAGACGGCACACCAAACGGGTGGTGGCTTACAATGACATCCGCCTCATTCTGCACCGCCGAATTGCCTGCCAAGTCTCCGTCATCATTTTCGTCATCGACTTCATAGTTAGCTTCGAATTCCTCTTCGCTGtcattattttcttcttcccaatctatatccccGAGCTCATCAACATTGACCTCGTCGCCGACCGTACCCATCCCCGACTGCtgttcaaactcaacgtacaGCTCTATCACCGGCACGTGAAATCGGATTTGTCGATAAATATAGAACATCTGCTGCATGCTTGCATCGTCAGTGATGGacattatttgaaactgtatcaATCCACCAAATACTTGCATAGGATTCCTATACAAAATGTTGCTCACCCTTTTcgaaatgtgactttgtatgttCACACAAAGACCATTTTGCAACTCTATAAAACTCGTGCTGTATGGAATAGCAAATGAAAAtggacattcacaaacaaaactCACTCCTTCGTGTGTATTCGATATAATCTCACCGTTATAATATTCTCACTTTTTTTACCCTTCTAATAACCAAAAAATCTCACAAGCATCAGATACAAGAAAAGAGAATGGGAGTAGAAGTGAAGAAGAGAAGTGAGGTGCGAGTTGGAATTAACTGTGTTAGCTATTTATATGTAAGGctctttattaaaatattatttcgcATACAAAACGTAAGCTGCGTTTTGtacatttcaaaaaaaaaattaggccCAAAtaaaacgcaacctgcgttttctcttcttttaaaaaaatttgaacagTCCATCTGACAAATCGTAGTCTACgttttactttttttaaaaaaaattaataaaactttTCTAACAAACGTAAGTTGCGTTTTTGCTTTTctcataaaacaaaaaaattcaaatgCAAAACGGAAGTTACATTTTGTTTaatctaaaacaaaaaaaaaaacgaaatacTAGAGAATAAAAAACGAAAGCTAAGTTTTTCTCCTGACACCCATAGCAGTGAACATTTTTGGTGTGGCTCCATTTTATGGTGTTACACCATGAACTTCTCCATTTGCAAAAAAATGAGCCAAGTTTTACTTTCACTAATTTTTagccttaaaaccttaaaaaatctaTTCGGTATGTCTTTTATAATGTCAATCTGTTTCACCTCAGTTTCAACATAAATCAAAAGATCATCTACAAATAATAAATGAGAGATAACTGGCCCACCTCTTCCAACTGTTATAGATGTGTATTTTAGTTTAGAAATTAGAACaaagattaaaaataaataattctaatattgttaaaCTTATCTTCGTCAATTTTTTAAGAACATATGAAAAACTTATTATCttcatcaatttttttaaattatactcAACTCACTTTTTATCCGTTATTCTAACTAAATATATTTATTGATTATTAAATGTATAATTGATATTTTAATGACGAATAATGCATAGAAAAATGAGAGTGAAAAATATTATGaggaaaaaaaaagttaaagcatagagaaaaaaaaaaggataaaatattattttagttatcAATATTTAagtcaaattttaatttaatttctaacgTGTTTAATAACATTATTAGTTAAGTCATATCATCTTCtatatgttaaaaaaatataatcaaaatttttttataacacTTCtcgatttttttttacaaaatttcaaattctaacAATGAATCATTAACGcttgaaaaccaaagaaaaattttttatattagtgATCGTTAGTGTATCAATTTTATTTACACATATTGAAATCGAATGTTATTGGCTCTTCAATATGTGAATTGTTTGTATCAAAATTTAATAGTGAAACAACATtgaacctgtttaaaacttatttagaattgaaataagatatttaaaaaattttaaaactgaaATAGAATGTTTAAAATATTAGACACTaagttaaaattaataaaaaaatcgaAGATAAAATAATACTTTATAAAAAAATGGAATATCAAAATTCATATCATATTAGCTAGATATTTAGATTAGATTAATATATAAACTATTTCATCATTAAATATTTTTCCTGTTTCCATGGCGAAGTTTCTTTCCCTCTCTCAAATTTTCTAGTAAGTCCCAGAAATCTCTCCACAACATCGCAGTTGACTTTTACCTAACTCATTCTCTAATCATCAAAACTGTAACATACTTATATTTTGGTTCATCATATTTAGATTAGAttagtataaaaaattaattattaaaaagaatttaaagatcaataatttttaatatatatattaatttatttaatggtTGATTTTTAgtatagaaaaaattatttttattttttattccggCAATCACTGTGTGTTGGGGTTCGGGAGAAAGCTATTGAAATCCAGAATTTTCAAGAAACATGCGACTTTCACACTTCACTCTTATATAGTTCAGAAGCATACGATCCCCACTCTAAAGAAACCCAAATCaacagagaaagaaaattaaaagaagaagaaacaaaatgTCCCTGTTTCAAAAACTACTTAGCCAAAATGGGCTATACGATTCAAGCTTTTTCTCAGACATAATGGGGTTTGAATCCAACACCCAAATGGATTGGAAGGAGACACGTAATTCCCACATCTTCGAAATCGATCTTCCGGGTTTCACCAAGGAGGATGTGAACCTCGAATTACGCCAAGACAGAGTAATATGCGTCAGAGCAGAGAGAAaagcacaagaacatgaagaagaagaagaagaagagaaaaagaagctgACGTGGCATTGCAGGGAGAGAGTAGGGACAAGTGGGGTGTTTTCGAGGGAGTTGAGGTTGCCGGAGAATTCGAAAGTCGATGATATTAAGGCATCAATGCGTGATGGGGTGTTGTCGATAACAGTGGCTAAGGATGAGAGTAAGAAGAAGCACAAGAGCCACAAGAAAGTGGTTCACAtagaacaagaacatcaaggtgTTGGtgctaataacaataataaagggATTGGGCGTTTTGTTTGTTGCAAAGCTTAGAATGTTTGTTTGATCAAAAGTTTTAGTATGTGTTTGGATGGTTTGTTAAACTGTAATTTGAATGAAAGTAATTTTATAGAATTAATTTTGGGTCGAAGTAAGATTATGGTAACATATTTATCTTCGACTAATTTTATACTAAAATGTGTTGGTGTTTGTGTGTGGCTGTGTGTGGCTTTGTGTTTATTTTTTAGTTGAAATGTATTCATGTGTATAACATAGTTTGGAAGATCCTTATTGGTTGGTGTTGCAATCCCTGTATGAGGCTTAATGAACTCTTCTAATGGATTGATTAAAGTGAATTGGTTGTATTTAAAATGCACACCCTCGTTAAAGTTGCCTTTATTTGCTCATTTTGTTATTGCAATACATACAGTAAGTAGCTATTAAATCTTGAAATATTACAATTTTCTGATGAATTTTTAAAAATGCAAAATAAACCAAATATATATAAGTATATTCATTAAACGTTTGGTTCAATTTATCAAACCAGATATACTTTTGGAGTATTTTGTCATTTATATGATTCCCTGTTAAGTTCACTTACCTtctcttttcttaatttttatttctaCAAAACCACAAGACTTATAATTGGATATGATTGGGTCAGTTAGATTTCTAATTGTAAGTTTAGAGTGCCAATAGTTTCATCATAATTGTAAATTAGCATATTAAAGTTGAGTTTATACGTACTAAAATTAGTCCTTAAATTGTTTCAGAGTGGTTACGTTTCGTACCACATCCAAAATGATTAATGTTAATATCTTATAAAACCTTAATACCCTAAACGTGGCGTCCAAGCTTCAATTAGAAAATAGAGTAAATTATCAACTTTGGTTTTAAAAAATTGCTCATTTTCTAAATTGTTCGTTCTCTAAATACTAAATAGAATGAGGTTTGCTGATTTTAAGTTGGTCACGAAGTCAGTAGTTGGTCACAGTTACTTCCGTTACTCATGACATCAGAGTTTATTGATATAACATATTAAaaacaaatttgattaaaaaaattattaaaaaactaatttaaaaaacaaaaaaaaattgaccGTTTANNNNNNNN from Arachis ipaensis cultivar K30076 chromosome B02, Araip1.1, whole genome shotgun sequence harbors:
- the LOC107628228 gene encoding 18.1 kDa class I heat shock protein-like — protein: MSLFQKLLSQNGLYDSSFFSDIMGFESNTQMDWKETRNSHIFEIDLPGFTKEDVNLELRQDRVICVRAERKAQEHEEEEEEEKKKLTWHCRERVGTSGVFSRELRLPENSKVDDIKASMRDGVLSITVAKDESKKKHKSHKKVVHIEQEHQGVGANNNNKGIGRFVCCKA